In one window of Juglans regia cultivar Chandler chromosome 3, Walnut 2.0, whole genome shotgun sequence DNA:
- the LOC108989322 gene encoding putative disease resistance protein RGA3 encodes MGLYKFKVHDLVHDLALSVAAGEFSIVDFGTKNIAGTSRLLSFSDNSPDFSMFLNNFNNRVRTIVHPIKKGISYPIKPVPIVEEFILRFNYLRALDFSNSYFEVLPTSIGTLKHLRYLSLSGNKIISKLSDTVCQLHNLQALKLLGCSKLEGLPKDITNMVNLRGGRVPRQPSEIDYIFVTLLTALEALAINDCEELCLTRGEDNQDLKMSLQKLEIFHLPKLEVLPLWLQGSANTLQMLVIMDCRNFKALPEWLPSPNSLQTLHIVGCHKLSSLPIGMDCLAAVGELCVQDCLELSRKCKQEDWLKIAHIPKVRLG; translated from the exons ATGGGCCTTTATAAGTTTAAAGTCCATGATCTCGTTCATGATCTTGCACTCTCAGTTGCAGCAGGAGAGTTTTCAATTGTAGATTTTGGCACCAAAAACATTGCAGGAACATCTCGCCTTTTATCATTTTCTGACAATAGCCCAGACTTTTCAATGTTCTTGAACAACTTCAATAATAGGGTGCGGACCATTGTGCACCCTATCAAAAAAGGAATTAGTTACCCTATCAAACCAGTACCCATAGTTGAAGAATTTATCTTGAGATTCAATTACTTACGTGCGCTTGATTTTAGCAATTCATATTTTGAGGTGTTGCCAACTTCTATTGGTACTTTGAAGCATTTGAGATACCTAAGCTTATCCGGTAATAAAATAATCAGTAAACTTTCTGATACCGTTTGCCAGCTGCACAATTTGCAAGCTTTGAAACTTCTTGGATGTTCGAAGCTTGAAGGGCTACCCAAAGATATAACGAACATGGTCAACCTCAG AGGCGGACGGGTGCCTCGCCAACCTTCAGAAATTGACTATATCTTTGTCACTCTCCTAACCGCCTTAGAGGCCTTGGCAATTAATGATTGTGAAGAGCTTTGTTTGACAAGAGGAGAAGACAATCAGGATCTCAAGATGAGCCTCCAAAAATTGGAGATCTTCCATTTACCAAAGTTGGAGGTATTGCCCCTATGGCTCCAAGGATCTGCTAACACTTTACAGATGCTAGTGATTATGGATTGTCGGAACTTCAAGGCCTTACCAGAGTGGCTTCCAAGTCCAAATTCACTCCAGACACTTCATATTGTTGGATGCCACAAGCTGTCATCTCTTCCGATTGGGATGGATTGTCTCGCTGCAGTAGGAGAACTTTGTGTTCAAGATTGTCTAGAATTAAGTAGGAAATGCAAACAGGAAGATTGGCTGAAGATTGCTCACATACCAAAAGTTCGACTTGGATAA
- the LOC108989327 gene encoding NADPH-dependent thioredoxin reductase 3-like, translating into MSSTLSPTTLSNALPPFTPHKNSLILLNTWSTRRRPRFHSAATRPPLLKVTASSSDLQTSPVENVVIIGSGPAGYTAAIYAARANLKPVVFEGYQAGGVPGGQLMTTTEVENFPGFPDGISGPDLMDRMKRQAERWGAELFQEDVETIDVKLSPFTVQSSERKVKCHSVIFATGATAKRLRLPREEEFWSRGISACAICDGASPLFKGQVLAVVGGGDTATEEALYLTKYARHVHLLVRRDHLKASKAMQDRVYNSPNITVHFNTETVDVVSNTKGQMSGISVRNVDTGAESVLEAKGLFYGIGHLPNSQLLEGQIELDGSGYVLVEEGTAKTSVEGVFAAGDVQDHEWRQAITAAGSGCIAALSVERYLVSNNLLVEFHQPQAEEVKKELTDRDVREGFDISLTKHKGQYALRKLYHESPRLICVLYTSPSCGPCRTLKPILSKVIDDFDQNVHFVEIDIEEDPEIAEAAGIMGTPCVQFFKNKEMLRIVSGVKMKREYREFIEANK; encoded by the exons ATGTCCTCCACACTCTCTCCCACCACTCTCTCCAATGCTCTTCCTCCTTTTACTCCACACAAGAACAGCCTAATTCTCCTAAACACTTGGTCCACTCGCCGACGACCCCGTTTCCACTCCGCTGCTACTCGCCCTCCCCTTCTCAAAGTGACGGCCTCCTCCAGTGACCTCCAAACCTCTCCAG TCGAGAATGTGGTTATCATAGGTTCTGGTCCTGCTGGATACACAGCAGCAATATATGCAGCTCGTGCCAATTTGAAGCCCGTAGTGTTTGAGGGATATCAAGCAGGCGGGGTTCCTGGAGGACAGCTGATGACTACCACTGAAGTGGAGAATTTTCCTGGATTTCCTGATGGAATAAGTGGCCCGGATTTGATGGACAG GATGAAACGGCAAGCAGAACGTTGGGGAGCAGAATTGTTTCAAGAAGATGTGGAAACTATTGATGTAAAACTTAGTCCTTTTACAGTGCAAAGTAGTGAACGTAAG GTTAAGTGCCACAGTGTCATTTTTGCAACAGGAGCTACTGCAAAAAGGCTCAGGTTACCTCGTGAAGAAGAATTTTGGAGTAGGGGAATTAGTGCTTGTGCTATTTGTGATGGAGCATCACCGTTGTTCAAAGGGCAAGTTCTTGCTGTTGTTGGAGGGGGTGACACGGCTACCGAGGAAGCATTGTACTTAACTAAATATGCCCGTCATGTTCACTTACTTGTACGTAGAGACCATCTGAAGGCGTCCAAAGCAATGCAAGATAG AGTGTACAACAGTCCAAATATCACCGTGCACTTCAATACAGAGACTGTGGATGTTGTTAGCAATACAAAAGGCCAGATGTCTGGAATTTCAGTTCGAAATGTTGATACTGGGGCGGAATCTGTGCTTGAGGCAAAAGGATTATTTTATGGTATAGGCCATTTACCAAATAGCCAGTTATTGGAAGGCCAAATTGAGCTTGACGGCTCTGGCTATGTGTTAGTTGAAGAGGGGACTGCAAAAACTTCAGTTGAAGGTGTTTTTGCCGCTGGGGATGTGCAG GACCATGAATGGAGGCAAGCCATAACTGCTGCTGGATCTGGATGCATTGCTGCTTTATCAGTCGAGAGATATCTTGTGAGCAATAATCTACTGGTTGAGTTTCACCAG CCCCAAGCTGAAGAGGTCAAGAAGGAACTCACAGACAGGGATGTTCGAGAAGGTTTTGACATTTCACTTACAAAGCATAAGGGCCAG TATGCATTACGAAAATTGTACCATGAAAGTCCAAGGCTTATATGTGTACTATATACATCGCCATCCTGTGGTCCATGTCGGACTTTGAAGCCTATTCTTAGCAAG GTAATAGATGACTTCGATCAGAATGTACATTTTGTTGAAATCGATATTGAGGAAGATCCAGAAATAGCAGAAGCAGCTGGAATTATGGGTACACCATGTGTTCAGTTTTTCAAAAATAAGGAGATGCTCAG GATCGTGTCGGGCgtgaaaatgaagagagagtACCGAGAGTTCATTGAAGCAAATAAATAA
- the LOC108989320 gene encoding heat stress transcription factor B-3-like, with the protein MAEGGCEKGLLEYGRKSSPPPFLLKTYMLVEDPATDEMISWNEEGTAFVVWQPAEFSRDLLPTLFKHSNFSSFVRQLNTYGFRKIVTNRWEFCNDMFRKGEKELLCEIRRRKAWANKQQAAAPVLTAAPNQSSAATGQDHRFDEDQRSSSTSSSSGFGTLVDENKRLKKANVDLNSELISMKKKCKELLDLVAKYTHSEKEDDHDQLEADERPKLFGVRLEVHGEREIIMKRKRAEISESASILLSQPCK; encoded by the exons ATGGCGGAGGGTGGGTGTGAAAAGGGTTTGTTAGAATATGGAAGGAAGTCAAGCCCACCGCCTTTCTTGCTGAAGACGTACATGCTGGTGGAGGATCCGGCGACAGATGAAATGATATCGTGGAACGAGGAGGGGACGGCGTTTGTTGTGTGGCAGCCGGCCGAGTTTTCCCGTGATCTCCTCCCTACACTTTTCAAGCATAGCAACTTCTCTAGCTTTGTCCGCCAGCTCAATACCTAT gGTTTCCGGAAAATTGTGACGAACCGGTGGGAGTTTTGCAATGACATGTTCCGAAAGGGTGAGAAAGAGTTGCTGTGTGAAATCCGTCGAAGAAAAGCATGGGCCAACAAGCAACAAGCTGCAGCGCCAGTACTGACAGCTGCACCGAACCAATCATCTGCAGCAACCGGCCAAGATCATCGGTTTGATGAAGATCAAAGATCGTCGTCAACTTCATCGTCGTCTGGTTTCGGTACTCTGGTCGATGAAAACAAGCGTCTCAAGAAAGCGAACGTGGACTTGAATTCCGAGCTTATAAGCATGAAAAAGAAGTGTAAGGAGCTTCTTGATTTGGTGGCAAAGTATACGCATTCGGAGAAGGAAGATGATCATGACCAGCTGGAAGCTGATGAGAGACCCAAGTTGTTTGGAGTGAGACTGGAAGTTCATGGAGAGAGGGAGATCATCATGAAGAGAAAGAGGGCAGAGATTAGTGAAAGCGCAAGCATTTTACTTTCTCAACCATGCAAATAA